The Sorangiineae bacterium MSr11954 DNA segment AGGGCGTTGAAGAGGAAGTGCGGCTGCAGCTGCGACTTGAGCGCCGAGAGCTGCGCCCGCACCAGCTCCGTGGTGAGCGCGGCCTCCCGGCGCTCGCTCTCGCGATGCCGCCGGTGCGCCGCGATGGTGGCGCTCGCGAAGACCACGATGCCGTAGTCGAACAGGAACTCCAGGATCCAGCCGACCAACATGCGGAGCACGCGCTGGCTGTACGAGTACTCGCCCATCGCCAGGCCCGTCCTCATGTCGACGAAGGCGTAGACTAGCGAGAACCCCAGGGACGCGACGAAGAAGAGCCCCAGGTGGGCCAGCACCATCTTGGGGCGCGGCGGCCACGTGGTGCGCTCCGTGAGGCGCATGATGAGCGGCGTCGCCAGCGCCCACACGTACCAGATGGGGATGCGGCCCATCAGGCACGTGGCGAGCGAGACGGGGAAGCCCTTGAAGGTGTTGCAGTAGTAGTAGGTCTCGACCGCCGAGACGAGCCCGGCCGCTGTCCACGCGGCGAAAACGATCCACCAAGTGCGCGTCCGCGATTGCATATCGTCTAGGCTCCCATCCTGCTACACCCCGGCGCGGGCGGCTACACTGCTGCGCGGGCGCCTTGCTTTTTGGCCTCCGCTCTCTTCTTGTAGAGCGCGTCCAAAAGCGGCCCGTACTTCTCGAGGACGCTGCGGCGTTTGAGTTTGAGGCTCGGGGTGAGCATGCCGTTCTCGGTGGTGAAGTCGCTGTCGATGACGGCAAAGTCCTGCACCGCCTCGAAACCCTTGAACTTTTCGGAGTATTTCTCGATCTCCTTCGAGAGCAGCTCCCGAACCTTCGCGTCCTCGAGCAGCGCCTGGCCGCCACCTCCAGGAAGCGCGTGCCCCTCCTTCTCCGCCCACGCCTTGACCGCGTCGAGGTTGGCCACCACCAGCGCGACATTGTGCGGGCGGTTGTCGCCGTACACCATCACATTGGTCACATAGGGGGAGAGCTTGATCTCCTCCTCCAGCGGGGTGGGCACCACGTACTTGCCGTTCTCGAGCTTGTACTGCTCCTTGATCCGGCCGGTGATGAAGACGAACCCATCGGGATCGATGTAGCCCATGTCGCCGGTGCGGAAGCCACCGTCGGAGGTGAAGACCGCGGCGTTCTCCTCGGGGCGATTGTGGTAGCCCTGCATGACGTTGGGGCCGTAAACCACGAGCTCCCCTTCATCGCGCCCGCCCTCGGTCTTCTTGCCCCCGGTCGACGACGTATCGATCACGATGCGGCAATCCGGGATCACCTTGCCCACGGAGCCGATGCGGCGTCCGCGGGTGGGGCTGTTGCCGGTGGCGATGGGGCTCGTCTCGGTGAGGCCGTAGCCCTCGTACACCATGACCCCGATGCCATCGATGAACTCCGCCACCTCGCGCGAGATGGCCGCGCCGCCCGAGAACGCATATTTCAGCCGTCCGCCGAAGCGCGCGCGCACCTTGGAGAACACCAGCTTGTTGGCCAGGCCGAGCACCAGGCCCTCGCCCAACGTGAGCTTCTGCCCGTCGCGCTGCTTGGCGGCCGCGCGGAGCGCTGCCTTCACCATCGCCTGCACGACGCCGGGCTTCTCGGAGATTTGCTTTTGCACCGCCATGTAGAGGCGGTTGAAGATGCGCGGAACGCTGAAGAGCAAGGTGGGGCGCACCTCCGACAGGTTCTCGAGGATCTTGGGGACCGACTCCGCCAGGCCCATCGAACCACCTTGCGAGAACAAGGCGTGGAGCTCCACGGTCTGCCCGAACGAGTGCGCCCACGGCAAGAACGAGAGCGAACGATCCTCGGGGAACATCGGAAAGCACACGTTCATCGCGGTCACGTTGGAGGCGATGTTGTTGTGGCTCAAGATCACGCCCTTGGGCACGCCGGTGGTTCCGCTGGTGTAGATGATACAGGCGGTGTCCTTCTTCTCGGCCCGCGTGATGGGCGCGGGGCTCTTCTCCCCCGCCCGAACCAGCGCGTCGTAGGCGTGAATGGTGTGCCCGTCGCTCGCGCCGTCCAGCACGATGATGTGCTCGAGCGAGGGAATGAGCTCCAAGAACTTCTTCGTGCGATCCAAAATGTCTCTCTTGGAGACGACCAGCGCCTTGGCCGCGCAATCTTTGATGATGAACTCCCAGTCCTTCTCGAGCTGGGCTTCGTACATGGGAACGAGCGCCACACCCAGACCGAACGCCGCATACGCGGTCACGGCCCACTCGACGCGGTTGTCGGCAATGATGGCTATCGCATCGCCGCGTTTGAGACCGAGGCCTGCGAGGCCGCCCCGGAGACCTTCGACCTGGCGCCCGAACTCACGGTACGTGGTCCAGTGCCAAGCCCCGTCTTTCTTGGTTCCGAAGAGTTCGCGATCCGCGAACTTTCCGATGCTGCGTTGGTAGATGTCGACCAAAGTGTCAAAATGTTGCGGCTCTCCCATATCCATTCGAAGAGTATGCTAAACGCAGTGGCTTTCAAATGATGGCTCGTCGCTATTGCCTCAAGACGTTCGGCTGCCAGATGAACGTCCACGACTCGGAGCGAATGGAGGAGGCCCTTCAGGCATTCGGCTGGAAGCCCGGCGCGGTCGAAGAGGCGGACCTGGTCATTTTCAACACTTGCAGCGTTCGGGACAAGGCCGAACAGAAGGTCCGCAGCGAGGTAGGCAAACTTTTGCCCCTCAAGCTCGAGAGGCCCCATGTGGTCCTTTGCGTGGCCGGCTGCGTCGCCCAGCAAGAGGGCGAGCGGCTGCTTTCGCGCATCCGGCACCTCGATTTGGTCATCGGGCCGGACAATTTGCACGAGCTCCCGGCGCTGGTCGAAGGGCAAATGGCCGGCTCGCCCCCCCTGGCGCGCACCGTCTTCGACGTGGATTCGCCGCAATTTTTGGAGGCCCGGCCCCAGGTACGGGGTGCTGCCGCGCCGGTGAGCGCCTTCGTGACCACCATGAAAGGGTGCGACGAGCGCTGCTCCTTCTGCATCGTGCCCTATACGCGCGGCCCCGAGCGCTATCGCCCGGCGCGGGAGATCGTCGAGGAGATCGGGCGCTTGGTCGAGTCGGGCACGCGGGAGGTGGTGCTTCTCGGTCAGACCGTCGACAGCTTCCGCGATGCCGAGCTGCCGCCGCCCGAGAGCGACGATCCCGACGAGTCGCAATTTCCCGCGCTTCTGCGCAAAATTGCCGCGGAGGTCCCGCGCTTGGCGCGCCTGCGCTACACCAGCCCCCACCCGCGGCACGCCACGCCATCCTTGGCGCGGGCGCACGCCGAGCTCGATGTGCTCGCCCACCACGTGCACCTGCCGGTGCAGTCGGGAAGCGATCGCATGTTGAAGCGCATGATCCGGCGCTACAAGCGTGCAGAATACATCGAACGCGCGGAACGCCTCCGGCGCGCGCGGCCCGACATGACCCTCTCGACGGACATCATCGTGGGCTTCCCGGGCGAGACGGACGAAGACTTCGAGGCCACGCTCGAGTTGGTGCGCGAGGCGGGCTTCGTTCAGGCGTTTGCCTTCAAGTTTTCACCGCGGCCGCACACCCCCGCGTTGAAGCTGGCCGACGACGTCCCGGAAGGCGTGAAAAAGGAGCGTCTGGCGCGGCTCTTCGAGGTGGTGGAAGCTCAGGGGCGCGCGCACTTGGAGCGCCTCGCCGGGACGCGTGCGCATGTCCTGGTGGAGGGCGAGAGCAAGACGCAGGCGGCGGATGCGGCGCATGGCGCGCATGGCGGTCACGCGGCGCACGGCGCGCTCGCGGGGTCGATAGGGCGCGCGGCGGGGACGGTGATGCTCCAAGGGCGTACCGAGCGCAACGAGATCGTGCACCTCGAAGGCGGATCGCCGGCGTGGATCGGGCAGATGGTCCCCGTCGACATTCTGCGCGCGAACAAACATTCGCTCTTGGGACGCCCGACGGAGAGCGCGCTTTCCGAGCTTTCCGCGCTGAGTGCGTTGCCGCGTCCGGCTCCTTTGGCCCCCGCGACGCCTTCGCCGACGGTCTTCGCGGCCGGGCGGGCGGTGCGATCGCTCCCGCTGCTGCTCGAAAAATAATCGCGCCCACCCGCATCGTCCCTCCTTACGATGCGGGTGAGCGCGCGAGAAAAATCCTCGCAGGGCTCCCGGACTCGGACCGGCGGTCCTCCTCCGGCGCGGCGCTTTTCTTTCGGCGCCATCACCTTGCTACTTCGTACGATGCGACATCGTGCGCGAGTGATTCGGTCGTACAAAACTGAAGCAGGACGAAATCGATGCCCCTTTACGAATACGACGGCGAGCGCCCCATCCTCGGGCCAGGCGTTTACGTGGCCCCTCAAGCAACGGTCATCGGCAAGGTGCATCTCGCCGAAGCGGCGAGCGTCTGGTTTGGCGCGGTGCTGCGCGGTGACGTGGGCGTCATCCGCATCGGGGCCCGCACCAACGTGCAGGACAACGCCGTCATCCACGTCACGGGTGGGCTCACCGACACGACCGTAGGCGAAGACGTGACCATCGGTCATCTGGCCTTGCTGCACGGCTGCACCATCGGCGATCGGTGCCTGGTCGGGATGGGCAGCATCGTGCTCGACAACGCCACCATCGGCGATGAGTGCTTCATCGGCGCGGGCACCTTGATCACGCCGGCCACCGTGATCCCTCCGCGCTCGTTCGTGCTGGGCCGCCCCGGTAAGGTGATCCGCGCCGTGACGGAGACGGATCTCGCGTGGATCGTGGAGTCTGGGAAGCACTATGCGGAGTACGCAAAGCGCTTTACGACGTCGTTGAAGTTGATTGAGGGCACGTAGCTTTTTCGCGCGCCGCGGTCACTCCGCACCATGCGCGCCGCGGTCACTCCGCACCATGCGCGCCGCGGTCACTCCGCGCCATGCGCGCCGCGGTCACTCCGCACCATGCGCGCCGCGGTCACTCCGCACCATGCGCGCCGCGGTCACTCCGGTCCGCGCACGACGCGCAGCTCGACGCGCGTCGTGCCGATTTGCACGAGGCCGATTTTCTCGGCGGCGGCGCGCGACAGGTCGATGATCTTTTTCGAGCTGTCGAAGGGTCCGCGATCGGTGATGCGCACCCGCACGCTCGACCCGGTGTCGATGCGTCGCACCTCGACCCACGTGCCGAAGGGGAGCTTGCGGTGGGCCGCGGTCATGGCGCGCGGATCGTAGCGCTCTCCGCTCGCCGTCTTCTTGCCGACGAAGCGGGGGCCGTACCAGCTCGCGAGCCCCACTTGATCGGGCTGGGTGCCAGGGCGGCTCCCGGCCGGGCCGTTGATGAACGCGTAGTCGCCGGGTGAGTCCTCGGCCTGCGCGTTCGCGGGTGCGTTGAAGCCTCGATCGGCGGCGTTGCTGCTGCCTCCGCACCCGTTGAGACCACCGAACGAGGTCGCCAACGTGAAGAGGTAGGCGACCTGGGCGAGGAAGGGAGGCGGGGGCATCACCTTTCATGGAGTAGTACGGCTTGCGCGAAGCGCCAAGGGCGAGCACATTCGGGTGGCTTGGAGCGCCTACACGCATTTCTCCTGCTCGGCCTATGCCTCCTCAAGTCGCTCCTCGCGCCGCTCTTGGGCGCGCGACGCGGTCTGGGTGATTTCGAGCGGAGCTACGCGCCCGATCGCCTTCCGCCGCTCACACCCCACGAGAGGCGCGCGCTGCCGACATTGAGCGGGTGCATCGCCTGCGGCCTCTGCGATCTCGGCGAAGGGCTTCGCGCCGGCCGCTCCTCGGGCGTCTACGACGGGCCGATGGATCTCATGCTCGCGTCCTCGCGCAGCATGCCCGACTTCGACGCGGCCGCGCGCTCGTTCGCCGCGGTCTCCGACGAGCGGCTCGCGGAGCTGGAGCTCCGCTGCCCCGCCCGCGTTCCCATGCGCGAGGTCGCCGCCTTCGTTCGGGCGAAGAGCGCTGAGCTCCCCTCGCCTTCGCGCCGGCGCATGGGATGATGTAACGTCTTCGCGTGCATCTTCGCGCGAACACGGTGCAGCCGCCGCAACGCACCTCGAAGACCTCCGCGGCGCGGCTTCTACCGTTCGTGCTCGGCGTCCTCGCCGCAGCTTGCTCGTCCGAGGAGGGCGACGCAAAGACCACCACGACCCCCACCGTGCTCGGAGACGGCGAGCGCATTCGCGACGTGGGCGATCCCGCGGCCAGGAGGGCAGGCGCCAAGGTCTACATTTCGGGCGCGCAGGTCTTGGCGATCGACACCTTCGACGAGACGAAGAACGGCAGCAGCGCGGGCACCATTTACGTGCAAGACCCGGGAAGCGCGGCACCCTACTCGGGCATCAGCTTGTACAAGCCGGCGTTCGTCCCTTCGAACCTGCGCATCGCGCCGGGCGACGTGCTCGATCTGCGCGGTCCCTACGTGGAGCTCGCAAAAATCGGCGGCGCGGTCTTCACCCCGCCGGGGGTGCTTCCCCAACTGGATCGCCCCACGGCAACCTTCCGCTACGAAGCCACCCTCGCCGCCCCGGTCGAAATCGACGTCAACGATCTGAACGACTACACCAAGGGCCGGAGGTGGCTCGACATGTTGGTCACCGTCCGCGACGTCACGCTGGCCACTCCGCCCTCGAACGACACCAGCAACTCGGGCCGGGTCACCGCGAAGCTCATTCCGGGCGGCCGCGACGTACCAACCCTGAGCAACGAGCTGTTCGACGTCCCGGCGGGCAGCATCCCCGCGGGCACCAAGCTCCAATCGCTGACCGGCATCGTCACGTGGTTTTTCAGCTTCCACATCGCCCCCCGCTCCCCCGACGACATCGTTCGCTCCCCGTGAGCGCCCCTGCGATAGCTCATCACCGACGGCAGTCGAGAATGCTCCGTACCACGGCGACATCGAGACGCCGCGATCTCAGGCCGCGTTGACCACCGCGTCGGTGGTGAGGGCCGACTCCAGCCGTGATTGAATCTTGTGCTTCTTCGAGTACACCGTTTTGACGCTGATGTTCATGCGGGCCGCGATTTCGTTCGGCTCCAGCTCTTCGTCAAAGTACAAGTAAGCGAACGCGCGATCCTTCTCGCTGAAGCTATCGAGCATGGCCGCCGCGATCGAAGCCCGCTGCCGCTCGGCCACACAGTCGAACGGATCGGGGAGCTGACAGGCGAGCTCGTTGGCCTCCGACAGCGTTGTCTTGCTCGGCTCGCGCCGCAAGGTTCGCAGGTGGTCGTAGGCGCAGTGGATGGCCAATAGACCGAGCCAGCTCGAAAAGCGATTGCCCCGCTCCGGATCGAACGTGCGGAGCTTGTGCATCCCGTTGGAGAGCAACGACAAGAAGAGTTGCGCTTGAATCTCGAGCACGTCGTCGCCCGACACCATCGATGGGAAACGCCGGGTGACTTTGGTGATGCACCGGTGAATGAGACGGTCGTATCGGGTCTGAAATTCGCGCCATGCGCGAGCGTCGTTGCGAAGCATCGCGTCGACCAGTTCCCTGTCGCAAGCTATTCGAATCCGAGCGCGTTCCGGCGTGGTGCCATGGGCATCTCGGTAAGCATCTATCCCTCGCAGCATCTCTGGTCGGCCCTCCTCATCCGGTGCGCGAGTGCGACCGGTCGGCCGTTATAATGCGAAGGGTGTACCAACAAGCTCGACCTGGGATTTTCTCGCAGGATCAAGGTCCCCCAGGACCAGTGTCACGCTTTCTAAACGTCGTGTTACGCGTAACAACCACCGTAACACTCCATGGAAATGTTACGGTCGGTTACGCGGCGAACGGGTCCAGCACCCGAGCTCCTGTCCGAGCGACATCCTGCACATTGCGCGTGACCACCGTGAGGTCGTGAACGAGGGCGGTCGCCGCCAAAAGACCGTCCACGGCCGGGAGCGGATGGGGGACATTCAGGCGGCCCCAGAGATCGGCGATCGGTAGATCGACCCCGAAAATGCGGTCGCCATGCACCCGCAGAAGGATCGAGAGCCAGCGCTCGAGCGGCTCGGCGCCGGCGGGATCGCGCCGGCGCAAGCGCTCGATGCCCTGACGAAGCTCGGCGACGACCAGCACGGAGAGATGAATTTCGTCATCCGCCACCTGGGCCATCCAACGAAGGACCGCCGCGTTCGCGCGCTTTCCTTTTCGAAGCTCCGAGACGACGTTGGTGTCGAGAAGGAAGCTCATAGCTCGACTCGTCGCGCGGGCGATCGCGGCACGTCGAAGTCGGAGTCGTCTCCGTGGTTGGGCATGGAAAGAAGATGCCGTTTGAGGCTGGGCGTGCGCCGCGCGAGGAGGGCCTGCTTGAGGATCTCGCGATGCTCGGCCTCGGCGGAGCGACCGTGCTTGGCGGCCCGCTGTTTCAACGCGTCTACCACGGCATCTTCGACGTTTCGTACGATGAGCTGTTTCATGATATCAATGATATCACCTAACGGACGGGGGAGAAAGTCCTCCGGCCGGCGCCGGAACCTCCGCGGCGGATGCTCCGGAAGAAGATGCTCCAGAAGAACCAGAAGAAGAGGACGGCCCGGCAGGCCCGGAAGAAGAAGAAGAATGCGGCGTGCGCCGTGGGTGGAAACGGTGGTAACGCTTCGGCTGTGCAGGGATTTCTTCGTAGGTTTGCATCTTGGCTCCTCTGTCTTGGTGGTCTTGGTTGCCTTGCCCCGACCGCAGGATGCGGCGGTGCGGCCCCCTCCCATTCCGTCGTCCCCGCCGGCGGGCGGGTTGCGGGGGATCGTCCGCCGGTGGCGGCCATCGTCCGCGAGGGCGATCCGGAGGCCGCGCTCGGGCTCGCGGTGTGGACGTATGGCCTTGCACCGGAACGCGGAGCGCAGGTGGCGGTGGCGCTCGCCGCGTTGACGCAAACACGGCTGGCCGCGCGCTGGCCGGGTGCCGTCGTGACACCGAGCTGGGAGGGATACCGGGTGCGCGGCCTTCTGGAGCGCCCGTCGGAATCGGTGGCCGCGATTCAAAGCGCGCTGCTCGCGCCCGTGTCGGCGCAGGAGATGCCCGCGGTGCTGCGCAAGCTCGCGGCGCTGGCGAACAAACCGCTGCACGATCCGGCGCTGATCGAGCTGGCGAAGTGCCGCGGTGAGCCCTTCGGCGCCGTACCCGCGCCATCGGAGCCGAGCCTCGCCGAGGTGGAAGGTTGGAGGCGCGCGGCGCACGGCCTCGGGCGGGTGGCGCTGTCGGCGACAGGACTCGCGCGCGCGGTGAACGACGTGACCTTGGCTGTCAACGCGACCCGCGCATGGCCGCGGGCGGCGCGGTTGCCGGCGTTTGGGTGGGACGCCGCGTGGGCGACGACCTCGCCTGCGCCGGTGGTTTACGATGCGCGCAGCGAGATGCTCGCGGAGGGCACGTCGCGCGGTTTGGGGGGCCGGAGCGGCGCGGAGGCGCGCG contains these protein-coding regions:
- the miaB gene encoding tRNA (N6-isopentenyl adenosine(37)-C2)-methylthiotransferase MiaB — protein: MMARRYCLKTFGCQMNVHDSERMEEALQAFGWKPGAVEEADLVIFNTCSVRDKAEQKVRSEVGKLLPLKLERPHVVLCVAGCVAQQEGERLLSRIRHLDLVIGPDNLHELPALVEGQMAGSPPLARTVFDVDSPQFLEARPQVRGAAAPVSAFVTTMKGCDERCSFCIVPYTRGPERYRPAREIVEEIGRLVESGTREVVLLGQTVDSFRDAELPPPESDDPDESQFPALLRKIAAEVPRLARLRYTSPHPRHATPSLARAHAELDVLAHHVHLPVQSGSDRMLKRMIRRYKRAEYIERAERLRRARPDMTLSTDIIVGFPGETDEDFEATLELVREAGFVQAFAFKFSPRPHTPALKLADDVPEGVKKERLARLFEVVEAQGRAHLERLAGTRAHVLVEGESKTQAADAAHGAHGGHAAHGALAGSIGRAAGTVMLQGRTERNEIVHLEGGSPAWIGQMVPVDILRANKHSLLGRPTESALSELSALSALPRPAPLAPATPSPTVFAAGRAVRSLPLLLEK
- a CDS encoding sigma-70 family RNA polymerase sigma factor, whose protein sequence is MLRNDARAWREFQTRYDRLIHRCITKVTRRFPSMVSGDDVLEIQAQLFLSLLSNGMHKLRTFDPERGNRFSSWLGLLAIHCAYDHLRTLRREPSKTTLSEANELACQLPDPFDCVAERQRASIAAAMLDSFSEKDRAFAYLYFDEELEPNEIAARMNISVKTVYSKKHKIQSRLESALTTDAVVNAA
- a CDS encoding long-chain fatty acid--CoA ligase, encoding MDMGEPQHFDTLVDIYQRSIGKFADRELFGTKKDGAWHWTTYREFGRQVEGLRGGLAGLGLKRGDAIAIIADNRVEWAVTAYAAFGLGVALVPMYEAQLEKDWEFIIKDCAAKALVVSKRDILDRTKKFLELIPSLEHIIVLDGASDGHTIHAYDALVRAGEKSPAPITRAEKKDTACIIYTSGTTGVPKGVILSHNNIASNVTAMNVCFPMFPEDRSLSFLPWAHSFGQTVELHALFSQGGSMGLAESVPKILENLSEVRPTLLFSVPRIFNRLYMAVQKQISEKPGVVQAMVKAALRAAAKQRDGQKLTLGEGLVLGLANKLVFSKVRARFGGRLKYAFSGGAAISREVAEFIDGIGVMVYEGYGLTETSPIATGNSPTRGRRIGSVGKVIPDCRIVIDTSSTGGKKTEGGRDEGELVVYGPNVMQGYHNRPEENAAVFTSDGGFRTGDMGYIDPDGFVFITGRIKEQYKLENGKYVVPTPLEEEIKLSPYVTNVMVYGDNRPHNVALVVANLDAVKAWAEKEGHALPGGGGQALLEDAKVRELLSKEIEKYSEKFKGFEAVQDFAVIDSDFTTENGMLTPSLKLKRRSVLEKYGPLLDALYKKRAEAKKQGARAAV
- a CDS encoding type II toxin-antitoxin system VapC family toxin → MSFLLDTNVVSELRKGKRANAAVLRWMAQVADDEIHLSVLVVAELRQGIERLRRRDPAGAEPLERWLSILLRVHGDRIFGVDLPIADLWGRLNVPHPLPAVDGLLAATALVHDLTVVTRNVQDVARTGARVLDPFAA
- a CDS encoding septal ring lytic transglycosylase RlpA family protein yields the protein MPPPPFLAQVAYLFTLATSFGGLNGCGGSSNAADRGFNAPANAQAEDSPGDYAFINGPAGSRPGTQPDQVGLASWYGPRFVGKKTASGERYDPRAMTAAHRKLPFGTWVEVRRIDTGSSVRVRITDRGPFDSSKKIIDLSRAAAEKIGLVQIGTTRVELRVVRGPE
- a CDS encoding gamma carbonic anhydrase family protein, producing the protein MPLYEYDGERPILGPGVYVAPQATVIGKVHLAEAASVWFGAVLRGDVGVIRIGARTNVQDNAVIHVTGGLTDTTVGEDVTIGHLALLHGCTIGDRCLVGMGSIVLDNATIGDECFIGAGTLITPATVIPPRSFVLGRPGKVIRAVTETDLAWIVESGKHYAEYAKRFTTSLKLIEGT